A single Prochlorococcus marinus XMU1410 DNA region contains:
- the nusB gene encoding transcription antitermination factor NusB, producing MYNRSLARELSLISLGLIKDKGDFKLNKFQIEEIFESALDSLINHCREELDNCESELENAAQKILDSELQEGVDSSYSNVRDDLKKSLTKIETVMNTLSVTLDFPKLIVSSRQIDIREDVNQRICNIINNLKSIDADIDQVIDGWRLKRLPRIDRDILRLAFVDINFLNTPFAVACDEAVNLANKYSDLQGRKFINGVLRRLQTI from the coding sequence ATGTATAATAGATCACTTGCTAGAGAATTATCTTTAATTTCTCTTGGCCTTATAAAAGATAAAGGTGATTTTAAATTAAATAAGTTTCAGATAGAGGAAATTTTTGAATCTGCTTTGGATTCTCTAATAAATCATTGCAGAGAAGAATTAGATAATTGTGAGTCAGAGTTAGAAAATGCTGCACAAAAAATATTAGATAGTGAATTGCAAGAAGGTGTTGACTCCTCTTATTCAAATGTTCGAGATGATTTAAAAAAATCTCTCACAAAAATTGAAACTGTAATGAATACACTCTCAGTAACTTTAGACTTTCCAAAATTAATTGTCTCTAGCCGTCAAATTGATATTAGAGAGGATGTAAATCAAAGGATTTGTAATATAATTAATAATCTTAAAAGTATTGATGCTGATATCGATCAAGTAATTGATGGATGGAGATTAAAAAGATTACCAAGAATTGATAGGGATATTTTACGTTTAGCTTTCGTGGATATCAATTTTTTGAATACACCTTTCGCTGTGGCTTGTGATGAGGCTGTTAATTTAGCTAATAAATATAGTGATTTACAAGGAAGAAAATTTATTAATGGGGTTTTAAGGAGATTACAAACAATTTAA
- a CDS encoding DUF502 domain-containing protein, translating into MVESNQNQDSNLGSRLQQDLKNDLIAGLLVVIPLATTIWLSSLVSKFVLTLVTSVPKQLNPFINLNPLLQDLINLTLGLTVPLLAILLIGLMARNFVGRWLLEFGEGTLSKIPVAGAVYKTLKQLLETFLSNKSNRFRRVVLVEYPREGLYSVGFVTGDVGPSLQPELEEKLLSIFIPTAPNPTTGWYTLVPESSVKDLEISVEDAFKTIISVGIVNPDEKNNTTNPTFSKLFSQLRASTNTSS; encoded by the coding sequence TTGGTTGAATCTAATCAAAATCAAGATTCGAATTTAGGATCAAGGCTCCAGCAAGATCTAAAAAATGATCTTATAGCGGGGTTGTTAGTTGTAATACCCTTAGCAACAACCATTTGGCTATCATCATTAGTTAGCAAGTTTGTTTTAACGCTAGTTACTTCAGTTCCAAAGCAACTAAATCCTTTTATTAATTTAAATCCTTTATTACAAGACTTAATTAATCTCACCTTAGGTTTAACAGTTCCTTTATTAGCTATTTTGCTTATAGGTTTGATGGCGAGAAATTTCGTAGGAAGATGGTTATTAGAATTTGGAGAAGGTACTTTATCAAAAATTCCAGTAGCAGGAGCGGTTTATAAAACTCTTAAACAATTGCTAGAAACTTTCTTAAGTAATAAATCTAATAGATTTAGAAGAGTTGTTTTAGTGGAATATCCGCGTGAGGGACTATATAGTGTTGGTTTTGTAACTGGAGATGTAGGACCTTCTTTACAGCCAGAATTAGAAGAAAAGTTACTCAGCATTTTTATACCTACAGCACCAAACCCTACTACTGGATGGTACACACTTGTTCCCGAGTCTTCTGTAAAGGATTTGGAAATATCTGTTGAAGATGCTTTTAAAACAATAATTTCGGTTGGGATAGTTAATCCAGATGAGAAAAATAACACTACAAATCCAACATTTTCAAAATTGTTTTCTCAATTACGAGCTTCCACCAATACTTCTTCTTAA
- a CDS encoding PP2C family protein-serine/threonine phosphatase, with product MTNNQKEKIFSNKFIQKILENEPKLTLENKNKFAEIASSLAYYLKSFSNINKLLDYICLIFKHIFSENIILIIPLNCDGEIWNENIKISVSDKYLKIQEEISTFLNTFHFSKNFKIKENLIFENALKNSFKEYKIETKKLISRGKCRGFIYIFSKDISRKSITEDSNFNFIQNCLAVGLENYYLIKTNKKHENVDREISTGAEIQSQLLPDFCPVIHGIDLAAHCRPALQLGGDYYDFMCLKTNISEKRKEKSRWAFVIGDVMGKGIPAGLLMTMLRGMLRAEVLTGLPPDRILHDLNQLALNDLDQSHRFVTLFYSDYDPRTRKLRFANAAHNPPLLWKSSDQKIIKLDAEGFVLGLQKDAEYHCGEIKLNQNDLVLYYTDGVIDSSNSIGQRFDEERLIKILTKLCKQSYTSQQILNKIFKKLDDFTGQNRHLEDDASMVIFQLK from the coding sequence TTGACAAATAATCAAAAAGAAAAAATATTTTCGAATAAGTTTATTCAAAAAATTTTAGAAAATGAACCTAAATTAACTTTAGAAAATAAAAATAAATTTGCTGAAATTGCCTCTTCACTAGCATATTATTTAAAATCATTTTCAAACATAAATAAATTACTAGATTATATATGCCTAATTTTTAAACATATTTTTTCTGAAAATATAATTTTAATTATTCCTTTAAATTGTGACGGTGAAATATGGAATGAAAATATAAAAATTTCTGTAAGTGATAAATATTTAAAAATTCAAGAAGAAATTAGTACTTTTTTGAATACATTTCATTTTTCAAAAAATTTTAAAATAAAAGAAAATTTAATTTTTGAAAATGCTTTAAAAAACAGTTTTAAAGAATATAAAATTGAAACGAAAAAATTAATATCTAGAGGTAAATGTAGAGGATTTATTTATATTTTTAGCAAAGATATTTCTAGAAAGTCTATTACTGAAGATAGTAATTTTAATTTTATTCAAAATTGTCTAGCTGTTGGGTTAGAAAATTACTATTTAATAAAAACAAATAAAAAACATGAAAACGTAGATAGAGAAATTTCTACTGGTGCTGAAATTCAATCTCAATTACTACCAGATTTTTGTCCAGTTATTCATGGTATAGACTTGGCTGCTCATTGTAGACCAGCTCTCCAGCTCGGAGGGGATTACTATGATTTTATGTGCTTAAAGACGAATATCTCTGAAAAAAGAAAAGAAAAATCAAGATGGGCTTTTGTGATAGGTGATGTCATGGGCAAAGGGATTCCAGCTGGTCTTTTAATGACTATGTTAAGAGGAATGCTACGTGCAGAGGTTCTAACAGGATTACCTCCAGATAGAATTTTGCATGATTTGAATCAATTAGCATTAAACGACTTAGATCAATCGCATAGATTTGTGACATTATTTTATTCAGATTATGACCCCAGAACAAGAAAATTAAGATTCGCTAATGCAGCACATAATCCTCCTCTACTTTGGAAAAGTTCAGATCAGAAAATTATAAAATTAGATGCAGAAGGATTTGTACTTGGACTACAAAAAGATGCTGAATATCATTGCGGTGAAATCAAGCTTAATCAAAATGATTTAGTTCTTTATTACACAGATGGAGTAATTGATTCTTCTAATTCTATTGGACAAAGATTTGATGAGGAAAGATTAATTAAAATTCTTACAAAATTATGCAAACAATCATATACATCCCAACAAATTTTAAATAAAATATTTAAAAAGTTAGATGATTTTACAGGGCAAAATAGACATCTAGAAGATGATGCCTCGATGGTTATTTTTCAATTAAAATAG
- the ftsY gene encoding signal recognition particle-docking protein FtsY, producing the protein MTNTGSDNSREWAAQAYALLKKRQEEQKQELQKQEEQKQELQKQEEQKQELQKQEEQKQELIDIPSKENIPGQSKTVADPVLGEFDDNFTWSAMVLAAQGKKINQISIDEIDWLTKLRRGLEETRKGFVTELLDKLGDDPLTPESLDDLETLLIRADVGIDSTDKVVNSLRKKLNEEVVGGEAGIKFLKKELKIIIDRPIKNSGSDILVPQKGKLNVWLLVGVNGVGKTTTLGKLAYLSAKSNYKTLIAAADTFRAAAVEQLKVWGDRSNVDVISNQSKNADPAAVVFDAINSAIKRNVDLLLVDTAGRLQTKNNLMDELSKIKKIIDKKVPDAIVESLLVLDASQGQNGLKQAKSFAKAADLSGAIITKLDGTSRGGVSLAVSEEVNLPIRFIGAGEGIKDLRPFNSYEFVEAMLADK; encoded by the coding sequence ATGACTAATACTGGTTCCGATAATTCTCGTGAGTGGGCTGCACAAGCTTATGCACTGTTAAAAAAAAGACAGGAAGAACAAAAGCAAGAATTACAGAAACAGGAAGAACAAAAGCAAGAATTACAGAAACAGGAAGAACAAAAGCAAGAATTACAGAAACAGGAAGAACAAAAGCAAGAATTAATTGATATTCCTAGCAAAGAAAATATTCCTGGACAGTCTAAAACTGTTGCTGATCCTGTATTAGGGGAATTTGATGATAATTTTACTTGGTCTGCAATGGTATTAGCTGCTCAAGGAAAAAAAATAAATCAAATATCGATTGATGAAATTGATTGGTTAACTAAATTGCGGAGAGGATTAGAAGAAACTAGAAAAGGATTTGTTACTGAATTATTGGATAAATTGGGGGATGATCCTCTTACTCCTGAATCTCTTGATGACTTAGAGACCCTTTTAATAAGAGCTGATGTAGGGATTGATTCAACTGATAAAGTTGTAAATTCTCTTAGAAAAAAATTAAACGAAGAAGTCGTGGGTGGAGAAGCAGGAATAAAATTCTTGAAGAAGGAATTAAAAATAATTATCGATAGACCAATAAAAAATTCTGGTAGTGATATTTTAGTTCCCCAAAAGGGTAAGTTAAATGTCTGGTTATTAGTAGGAGTTAATGGTGTTGGTAAAACTACTACATTAGGAAAACTAGCATACTTGTCAGCAAAAAGTAATTATAAAACTTTGATAGCTGCTGCTGATACCTTTAGAGCCGCTGCAGTAGAACAACTTAAAGTTTGGGGAGATAGAAGCAATGTTGACGTTATATCTAATCAATCAAAAAATGCTGATCCAGCTGCTGTAGTTTTTGATGCAATTAATTCTGCAATAAAAAGAAATGTTGATTTATTACTTGTTGATACAGCGGGTAGATTGCAAACAAAAAATAATTTAATGGACGAATTATCAAAAATAAAAAAAATTATTGATAAGAAGGTTCCAGATGCAATTGTTGAATCATTATTAGTTTTAGATGCAAGTCAGGGGCAAAATGGCTTAAAGCAAGCAAAAAGTTTTGCTAAAGCAGCAGATTTAAGTGGAGCAATTATTACTAAATTAGATGGTACGTCTAGAGGAGGAGTTTCTTTAGCTGTATCTGAAGAAGTAAATTTGCCTATAAGGTTTATAGGAGCTGGAGAAGGGATAAAAGATTTAAGACCATTTAATAGTTATGAATTTGTTGAGGCTATGCTTGCAGATAAATAA